From a single Bacteroidetes Order II. bacterium genomic region:
- a CDS encoding endonuclease, with product MNVHHKKIFVFCSFLLPMMAWAQSRPTLNASVTTLDLGDCTFSTTCNKTFTLSNPGSDPVTVEKISIYDPHFTVSPATPFTLSASGNQVVTVSFSSAENLTYKDVLTAEAQNGVEVVEVALSARAVYNEDYGSKTDYYVATQDLWGEALKTALNNIIKNNTNNSYDTSRNAMFGPSVDALNNGNGTKTLECIYTGRLVTMSTSTQRPSASSPEYMNTEHTWPQSFFNENNPMVSDIHHLYPTDVDANNERSNFPFGNVNRTGSGVRCHDKDIPSQNGTCANAGSGDWSYLLGNVYEPRDVQKGNTARSLFYFMVRYGNLGNFFTAAQETAIRAWHTNDLPDAKEKARNTGIMNFQNNRNPFVDHPEFVNRISSFFGTATGAPSNALPHSVPTAEDFGEIGLTQTLEAEINVINRGNAAFTYTTSLSGTGFQVVSGSSGSVPAYGYAPVRVRFAPSSIAAYNGLLTITPSAGSALNVSLSGTGNSATARETDQTQPTVFVVDKPYPNPFTTTSTLRFATGKAAHVMLTLHDVLGRTVQTVLDEQRGNGQHEVNINAAWLPAGVYIYRLSVDGQVQTGKLIRQ from the coding sequence ATGAACGTTCATCATAAAAAAATCTTCGTTTTCTGTAGCTTCCTGCTGCCTATGATGGCTTGGGCACAAAGCCGCCCAACGCTGAATGCCAGTGTGACCACCTTAGACCTAGGCGATTGTACCTTTAGCACCACCTGCAACAAAACCTTTACCTTGTCTAATCCGGGAAGTGATCCTGTAACCGTAGAAAAAATAAGTATTTATGATCCCCATTTTACGGTTTCGCCGGCCACCCCGTTTACCCTCTCGGCGTCCGGAAATCAGGTGGTGACGGTCTCTTTTTCCTCGGCGGAGAACCTGACGTATAAAGATGTGCTCACCGCCGAAGCACAAAACGGCGTTGAAGTGGTGGAGGTGGCGCTCTCGGCCCGTGCAGTATATAACGAGGACTACGGGAGCAAAACCGATTATTACGTTGCCACCCAAGACCTTTGGGGAGAAGCCCTGAAGACAGCGCTGAACAACATCATCAAAAACAATACCAACAATAGCTATGATACCTCTCGGAATGCCATGTTTGGTCCTTCGGTGGATGCCCTGAATAACGGTAATGGAACCAAGACACTGGAGTGCATCTATACCGGACGCTTGGTCACGATGTCCACGAGTACCCAACGACCCAGTGCCTCCTCACCCGAATATATGAATACCGAGCATACCTGGCCACAATCCTTTTTTAACGAGAACAATCCGATGGTCTCGGACATTCACCACCTCTATCCCACCGATGTGGATGCCAATAACGAGCGCTCAAACTTTCCATTTGGGAATGTAAACCGCACGGGAAGCGGGGTAAGGTGCCACGACAAAGACATCCCCTCGCAAAACGGAACGTGTGCGAATGCGGGTTCGGGGGATTGGAGCTATTTATTGGGCAATGTGTATGAGCCACGAGACGTACAGAAAGGCAATACCGCCCGTTCGTTGTTCTACTTTATGGTGCGGTATGGCAACCTTGGCAACTTTTTTACCGCCGCCCAAGAAACCGCAATCCGTGCATGGCATACCAACGACTTGCCCGATGCCAAAGAAAAGGCCCGCAATACAGGCATCATGAACTTCCAGAACAACCGCAATCCATTTGTAGATCATCCCGAATTTGTCAACCGGATTTCCTCGTTCTTCGGTACGGCTACGGGCGCACCCAGCAATGCACTTCCCCACAGTGTGCCCACCGCCGAAGACTTTGGCGAAATTGGCCTGACACAAACCTTAGAAGCGGAAATCAATGTGATCAATCGGGGGAATGCTGCTTTCACTTATACCACTTCCCTCTCTGGTACGGGCTTTCAGGTGGTTTCGGGCAGCAGCGGATCCGTTCCGGCTTATGGCTATGCGCCTGTTCGGGTGCGGTTTGCCCCGTCGTCTATTGCTGCCTATAATGGCCTGCTCACCATCACACCCTCGGCGGGCAGTGCGCTCAATGTGAGTCTTTCCGGTACGGGAAATTCTGCTACCGCACGGGAAACAGACCAAACACAACCCACTGTTTTTGTGGTAGATAAGCCTTATCCAAACCCGTTTACCACCACTTCTACACTACGGTTTGCCACCGGAAAAGCCGCACATGTAATGCTGACCTTGCACGATGTACTGGGCAGAACGGTGCAAACCGTTTTGGATGAACAACGCGGAAATGGACAGCATGAAGTGAACATCAATGCTGCCTGGCTGCCTGCGGGTGTGTATATCTATCGCCTTTCGGTGGATGGCCAAGTTCAGACAGGCAAACTTATTCGTCAATAA
- the aqpZ gene encoding aquaporin Z, giving the protein MKKNVAEFIGTFWLVFGGCGSALLAAGFPDVGIGLVGVSFAFGLTVVTMAYSIGHISGAHLNPAVTIGLWVGGRITAKDILPYVVSQVLGGIAAAAVLFVIVTGNGSEIGSFAANGYGEHSPGGYSLVAALVTELVMTFMFLFIILGATDEKAPSGFAGLAIGLALTLIHLVSIPVTNTSVNPARSISQAIFVGDWALAQVWLFILAPIVGAALAGMAYKYLKSE; this is encoded by the coding sequence ATGAAAAAAAATGTAGCAGAGTTTATCGGTACCTTTTGGCTGGTATTTGGTGGTTGTGGGAGTGCATTGTTGGCTGCTGGCTTCCCCGATGTAGGCATCGGATTGGTGGGAGTATCATTTGCATTTGGTCTGACCGTGGTTACGATGGCTTATTCTATTGGACATATCTCCGGCGCACACCTGAATCCGGCCGTTACCATCGGTTTATGGGTGGGTGGAAGAATAACCGCAAAGGACATTTTGCCATACGTGGTTTCTCAGGTATTGGGCGGAATAGCCGCCGCCGCAGTTCTTTTTGTGATTGTCACAGGGAATGGGAGTGAGATTGGTTCGTTTGCAGCAAATGGGTATGGAGAGCACTCACCTGGCGGGTACAGTTTGGTTGCTGCCCTTGTTACCGAATTGGTGATGACGTTTATGTTCTTGTTCATCATTTTGGGGGCAACGGATGAAAAAGCACCGAGTGGCTTTGCAGGCTTGGCCATTGGTCTTGCCCTAACCCTGATTCACTTGGTCAGTATTCCAGTAACCAATACATCCGTTAATCCAGCGAGAAGCATTAGCCAAGCCATTTTTGTGGGCGATTGGGCTCTTGCGCAAGTATGGCTATTTATTTTGGCTCCTATCGTTGGTGCCGCATTGGCTGGTATGGCCTATAAATACCTAAAGTCAGAATGA